The DNA region GGCGCACAGCTCGGTTCGATTTTGGCGTTCATGATGGCAGTCACCACATTGTCGCTGCCGTCGATGATCATGCTGCGCAAGGCGGTCAAGCCCAAACTGCTGGCGCTTTTCATCGTCATCTGCACCGTAGGCATCATCCTTGTGGGATATTTGTTCAATGCGCTTCAACCTTTAATCGTATAAAAAACGGAGGAAAAAATCATGGCAAAAACTTGGTATCCCGTGGTCGATTATGTGATCTGTCAGGAGTGCGGAACCTGTGTCAAAACGTGTCCCCACGGTGTGTATGACGTCAAAAAAGCGCCGTCGCCGGTCGTGACCGCTCCCGACGAATGTATCGATCATTGCCACGGCTGCGGAAACCGCTGCCCGGTCGGCGCAATCACTTATGTCGGCGAAGACACCAGATGGAAACCGCCTTACGCAAAACCGGAGAACGGCTGTGGTTGCGGGGGAAGCTGCTGCCGCCGTGACGGCGACGGCTGCGGTTGTTGAAAGAGTTATAAAGAGGCGTCCCATTTCACAAGCCGTATTTGGGCAAAATAATGACGCTTATCCGTACGGCAAGTATGAGATACGTGAGAATAAATTTTAAGGTGAACGATAATGGATAATAAAAAGAAGAATAAAATGCTCTTGTTGTTAGGCTTTATGGCCTTTTTGGCCAACGGTGACAACTATGCCGCCGCTCCTCTTTTGCTGAATATCGCAAAAGATCTCAATTTGAGCGTTGAGACGGCTGCGATTTCGGTTACCGCCTATATGCTGGCTTTCGGCGCATTCACCCTGATTTTCGGACCCCTGTCGGATCGATTCGGGAAAGCAAAAGTCATCAATATCGCAGCGATGGGAACCGCTGTTTTCAGCATCCTGGGCGGGTTTGCGTATAATCTGCCGTCATTGATCATCTTCAGAGCCGTGAATGGCGCTTTCGGCGCGGGTATATTCCCCGTGACCATGGCGCTCGTCGGCCAAAGTTTCGATGACCAAAATCGGCATAAGGCGTTAGGCAAGGTCATGGGCCTTATGTTCCTAGGCGGCGCTACCGCAACAGCGGTGGGAGGCGTTCTTGCATATTACGGCTCATGGCGGTTGGTTTATATTTTTTACGGCATCGGAGAACTGATCTTGGCGTTGTTCATGTTAAAAATGCTGGAGAAAGACGCGTCCGTGGTATCAAAGCTGAACTTTATCAGCGCCTATAAAGAACCGCTCAGCAATTTTAAATTCATGCGTTTGGTTTTGACCATCTTTTTCGTGGGGTTCAGCGTATTCGGAACGTTCACCTATTCGGGGAAATTGCTTCAGCAGATCACCGGATATGAAATATTGGTAATCGGATTAATTCTCTCATTGTTCGGCGTCGGAACCGTCATCGGCGGCCGAATCGCCCCGAAGATTCGGAAAAAGACGGGAGCGCTGTACTTTATCATGACCGGCGTGATCGGGTTCATCGCACTGTTCGCCCTGTCGGCAAGCAGCAATATTTATTTGCTCTGTGCAGGCCTCTTCTTTTTCGGAATATCCTTTATATTCTTCCAGTCCACCTTGGTGTCCGCCGCGCAGGAAATTCTTCCGAAGATGCGGGGGACGGCAATGTCGGTCGCTTCGTTCAATATGTTTGTCGGCGGAGCGGTAGGGACTTCGGTCAACGCCAAAATCATCAGTTCATACGGGATTGATAAAATATATCTGATCGCTTCGGTTTTGATGTTGATCGTAGGGATTGCAACCTCATTTTTCTTAAAAAGAAAACCCGAGAAAAAAGTGGCTTCACTATAATTATTCAGAAAGAGGTATTACATGATGGCACTGTTTGGTAAGAAAAACAAAGAAGAAAAGGCATCCTCCTGTTGCTGCTGCGGAAACTGCAACGCGGAAAACATGGCAGCAGCCGAGAAGGCAAAAACCGAGGGTTCGGGTGTGAAAGTGCTGGGCAGCGGATGCGCCAAGTGCAATCAGCTCGAAGCCGCCGTAAAAGAGGCGCTTGCGCAGCTCGGAATGAACGACATGATTGACCATGTGACCGATTTTGCACAGATCGCGGCTTACGGCGTGATGAGCACGCCGGCGCTGGTGGTCGACGGCAAAGTGGTCTCTTACGGCAAGGTTCTGAAACCCGAAGAAGTTGTTATGATTTTGAAAAAAGTCAGGGGTTAAACATATGAAAGCAGTGATTGACAAGCAAAAATGCGCATCCGATCCGCGCATGTGCAAACCGCTGAAAGAATGCCCGACAGGCGCGATTTCATGGGTCGAAGACGATGAGGAACCACTCGGCTCACGCATGGAACTCGATGAAAGCAAATGCAACGGCTGCGGTCTCTGCGTCGGTCTTTGCTGCGGGAACTGTATCGAGCTCAAATGAGTCCCTTCACCTATATTTTATACGGGCTCGCGGGCGCGGGACTCGCCGTATCCTTTTTTAAAGACCGGAAAAAGACCAAAGCCGCATTGATAAAGGCATGGAAGGCGTTTGAGAACATCCTGCCGCAGCTTCTTGTAATCTTGGTCATCATCGGGTTGGCGTTTTCGGTTTTAAGCCCCGAGACGATCACCGATCTGCTCGGAACCGATTCCGGCGTTTTGGGCGTGCTCGGAGCGGCATTAATCGGCTCGATCACGCTGATTCCCGGGTTTGTCGCGTTTCCGCTGGCAGCCGCGCTGCTTAAAAACGGCGCGGGGTATATGCAGATCGCCGCGTTTGTCTCGACGCTGATGATGGTGGGTATCGTGACTCTGCCGCTTGAGATCAAAACCTTCGGGAAGAAGGCCGCGATTATCCGCAATATTTCCGCGTTTGTGTTTTCGCTGATTGCGGCGGTTGTGATCGGGGTGGTGCTGTGATGAAGAAATTGATAAAGCGGTACGGAATCCCCTTGCTGTTGATCGCCGCCAACGTCGTGATCGGTTTGATCGTCCCCGACATCGGGGCAAAGTCGCTCGAATTGACCAAGCAGAACATCATCGAAATGATCTCGGTGATTCCGCCGATCTTTGTCTTGCTCGGATTGCTCGACGTGTGGGTCGACCGGGCGACGATGATGAAATACACCGGCAAGGGCTCCGGAATCAAGGGCGTGTTGTTGGCGTTTTTCCTCGGCTCAGCCGCCGCGGGGCCGCTGTATGCGGCGTTTCCGGTGGCCGGTGTGATGTTGAAAAAGGGCAGCAGTTTGTTCAACGTGTTCGTCTTTGTCGGAGCCTGGTCGACGACCAAAATCCCGATGCTGACCTTTGAAGCCGCCAGCATGGGCCCGACATTTATGTTGGTTCGTCTGGGACTGAGCATCATCGGCATTCTGATCATCGCGGCGATCACCGAAAAGTCGCTCGATAAAGAACAGCGGCAGGAGGTCTATGACCGCAATCAGGACTGAAAAGGAGCGTTTTATGCCGAAACCCAAAGTCGCGTTTATCTGCGTGCACAATTCCTGCCGCAGCCAGATCGCCGAAGCGCTGGGGAAACACTTTGCCGCCGACGCGTTTGAGAGTTATTCCGCAGGCACGGAAGTGAAAGACCGCATCAACACCGATGCAGTCCGCTTGATCCGGCAGCTATACGGCATCGATATGGAAAAATCCCAGCGCTCGAAATTGCTCGCCGAATTGCCGCCGATTGACGTGGTCGTCACAATGGGCTGTAACGTCGAATGTCCCTATCTGCCCGCAAAGCGCCGGGAGGACTGGGGTCTGGACGATCCCACCGGGAAACCCGACGAAGAATTCATGCGGGTGATTCTGACGATTGAAGAAAAAATCAAACAGCTGCGCACGGAATTGATTGAATATTAAAATAATAAAAGCTGAAGCAGGGTGTTTATTTAATGCCCTGCTTTTGTGATACAGTCACGGAGTTTTGCGCGATTGCGCGTATGATAAAATTATATCTTTATCATTCGGAGGGCATGAATATGTTAAAAAAACATTGGCTGAAACTGGTTTTGACCGCCGTAGGCGCCATAGGCGGCTTTGCGTATTATTATTTCGTGGGCTGCGTTTCGGGAACTTGTGCCATCACCTCGAATCCGTATATCTCGACGGCGTACGGCGCGGTATTCGGATTGTTGGTCTCTTTGCTTTTACCAGAGAAAAAGAAAAGCAAAGAAGAAAAGGGCGATCAAAAAAAGAATTAAATTAAAAACCTTATAAACATCCGTATAAAATTTTCATACGGTAAATAAACTTTGCTTTCGGTCGAAAAAAGGATTATAATGGAAATGCGCAAACACGATTCCGCTAGACAAGGTCGATCGGAGGAAGCGATATGAAAAAACAATTGATTTATATTCTCGTTTTAACGTGCATATGGGCATTATGGGCAGGCTGCGGGATTCAAACCTCCTCGGAAACGGGAGAACCGAAAGTCATAACATTGTCCTGCGAAGAATTGGCGTTTTTCAACGGTAATTCGTTTTTTAACCGCGATTCTTTCGATATTCGAAATCAATTTTTGAGTTCATTGTACGACACGCCGGAAGAGATTGATTTATATGCGCTTTTCTATAATGGCATCAATGTCACTGATCGGGCAGAGGGCGATGAACTCGCAGATTTTTTAAAAGCAAACGGCATGTCCTGCAGCATTGATGAAGTTCCGTGTCCCTGCACCAAAATCAAAAAATCAGAAATGGATGAGGTTCTGAAGGCCTATATGGGGATCGGACTTACGCAGACTTACGGGTTGGGGCTTGATGAATTTTCATATTCTGCAAAATTTGATTCCTATTACAATTTACACGGGGATACGAACTATTTAATGCAAATCAATTTTTTGCGCGGGGAACGTGAGGGAAACCTTATTCGCCTTTGTTATAACGACAATTTTTACTGCGACGGGAATAAAGTATTGACTTTGAAAGATGTCGGCGGCACCTATTTGTTTGTCTCCCACCAGATGGATGAATCGGGGCGTTTTTCGGGATGACAACAAGCGTTAATACAGATTGGATTGATTTAAGAGTGAAAACATAGTCGGCTCCATCATTTTTATATGGGGCAGACAGAACTTGCGGTAGGAGAAACACCGAAACAAATATGACCCGAAAAAAAGAAAAAGATCCCAAAAACGAATCCGAACATTGACATCGGATTGCTTTACATTTTATAATAGAATTACAGAAAGCGGACAGGAGGGATTGTGATGAAGCAAAACCAAACGGTCGACCTTGTCATTTTTATGGGACAGTCGAATATGTCGGGGCGGGGAAATGCCGCAGAGAGCGTTGTGTGTAAAAGCGGGCACGGCTATGAATTCCGGGCAATCAGCGATCCGGACTGGCTGCATGATATTGTCGAGCCGTTCGGTCTCGACGAACGCAATCCCGAGAGCGGCGTCGATGACCACGCGATGTCCGGCTCAATGGTTTCTGCATTGTGCGAGGCCTATTTTTCTCTAACGAATATCCCGATTGTCGCGGTGTCGTGCAGCATGGGTGGCACAAACACCGATTTCTGGCATCCCGACAAACCGCCGATTCAAGACGCAAAAGCCAGGTTGAAAGCGGCGGATCTGTTTTTAGCCAGAAACGGTTTTATTGTCCGTCACCGGTTTATGGTCTGGTGCCAGGGAGAACAGGACGGCGGGGCAGGACTGCCGGGTGAGGAATACATAACGCGCTTTAATGCGATTTTAGACCGCATGAAAATGGCGGGCATCGAAAAATGCTTTGTGATTCAGATCGGACATCGGAGCGATGCCGATGACTTTGATGAGATCATCGCGGCGCAGGAGAAACTCTGCCGCGAAAACCCCGACGCTGTTTTGGTCTCGACGAAATTGGCTGAATTGCGCGACTGGATGAAAGATCGGAGTCATTTTACGCAGCAGGCATATAATATCGCCGGCACCGACGCCGGACTCAATATGGCACGGTTTGTTTTAACCGGGCAAAAACCGTTGTAAAAACAGATAAAAATTCATATAAATAACGACGGACGGAGGCGGTAATTCAGAGAAAATTTGTGCAAAGGGTGAAATTCTCACATTCATTCAATGATACATGACGAGCGGTTTTGATTGGAGGAATATCAAATGAACAAAGTATTCCGATCTGTTATACAGATTTTTGCGGGTGCATTGAAAGCATTCAAACGATATCCGGTCTCCATCGGCTGTGCGGTGGCTTTCTCCATTGTCATGATGATCCGAATCCAGCTTGACTGGCAGCAGCAGGAACCGTATAATTTCTTGTTCAACTGTTTGAACTGGTCGTTTGCACTCGGCGCTGTCGTCAGCTTGGCCGCCACAGTGTTGGCTGTCAGCCGATTCAGCGACAAAAAAGCGTTTAAACTTGCCAATTTCTTCGGCGTTCTTGTGACCGCCGTGACCTTTCTGCTCCTGTACTTTTTCTCAAAAATTAATACTTCGAACAGCTATGTCGTCATCAGCAACATTGCTCAAATTCGTATCGCTGTGTTGATTTTTATCGGTTTAATCCTGTTTATTCTTTTCGCGGGTTTCCGGGAAGACCGCACAGCGTTTGACGTGTCTCTGTTCATGGCCGAAAAGGCCTTCTTCATCTCCCTGATTTACGGGCTTGTCATCTTTGCCGGGGCATCCGGCATCGCCGCCGCATTCGAATATCTGATTTACAGCGACATGAGCGAAAAAGTGTATATGTATATCGCCACGTTGTCCGGGTTAATCGGATATACGCTGTTTGTCGGATATTTCCCGGACTTTACAAAAGGCGTTGCGGACCCGAAGCGGGACGGGGCGCAGCGTCAGCCGCGGTTTATTGAGGTTCTGTTTTCTTATATCATGATTCCCATTGTGCTGGCCTTGACGCTCGTGCTGCTCATTTGGACGGGACGAACCGTTTTGACCGGCATGCAGGTCGAATTTGTCCAGTTGTATTCCATTGCGGCGGCATACACTGTCGGCGGCTTATGGCTGCACGCCATGACGATCCGCAGCGAATCAAACCTCGCCAAGGTTTACCGCATCGTCTATCCGATCGCCTCTTTCATCATCTTGGTGTTCGAGGCCTGGGCTGTGATCAAACAGCTGATAAGTACCGGATTAAAGACAACCGAATATATCTTTATCCTGCTTTGGGTGCTTGCCTTTATCGGATCTTTTTTGATTCTCACGAAAAAAGAACGCGCACATGCCTTTGTTGCGCTGACGGCATGTGCTTTGGCGATCTTCTCGATTTTGCCGGCCGTCGGTTATCAGGATCTTCCCGTAACGGTTCAAATCAATCGGCTTGAAAAGCTGCTGGTCAGCCAGAATATGCTGACAGAAAACACCTTAACTCCGGCAGAAACGGAGCCCGAGGAATCGGTCAAAATCGACGTCACCGACGCGGTATATTACCTGATATATCAAGATGAAGCAAATTTGCCGTCATGGTTGGATACGGTTGCAATTAATGAACGCAGCTTTAAAGAGGTCTTTGGTTTCGAGCAGGCTTGGGAGGAAACACAAGACTCTGAAACGCCGGGTATTCCGGTCCAAGGCATCTATCTCTCTCTCAGCTCATCCGCGATGCCGATCCATGATTATGATTGGGTTGTCAGGTTCCAAAAGTACGGTACGGAGTCGATTCAATTCACCGGTAACAACGGCAATTATAAAGTGGACTGGGTAATGACGTCGGAGTCGAAAGTCCCTTCAATCAGTATTTCGTTAAACAATCAAGTTCTGGTTGAACAGAGTTTGGATGATTATTTTAATGGATTGATCGATCAATACGGGCTGAA from Oscillospiraceae bacterium includes:
- a CDS encoding DUF6132 family protein, yielding MLKKHWLKLVLTAVGAIGGFAYYYFVGCVSGTCAITSNPYISTAYGAVFGLLVSLLLPEKKKSKEEKGDQKKN
- a CDS encoding arsenate reductase ArsC, which gives rise to MPKPKVAFICVHNSCRSQIAEALGKHFAADAFESYSAGTEVKDRINTDAVRLIRQLYGIDMEKSQRSKLLAELPPIDVVVTMGCNVECPYLPAKRREDWGLDDPTGKPDEEFMRVILTIEEKIKQLRTELIEY
- a CDS encoding MFS transporter, which translates into the protein MLLLLGFMAFLANGDNYAAAPLLLNIAKDLNLSVETAAISVTAYMLAFGAFTLIFGPLSDRFGKAKVINIAAMGTAVFSILGGFAYNLPSLIIFRAVNGAFGAGIFPVTMALVGQSFDDQNRHKALGKVMGLMFLGGATATAVGGVLAYYGSWRLVYIFYGIGELILALFMLKMLEKDASVVSKLNFISAYKEPLSNFKFMRLVLTIFFVGFSVFGTFTYSGKLLQQITGYEILVIGLILSLFGVGTVIGGRIAPKIRKKTGALYFIMTGVIGFIALFALSASSNIYLLCAGLFFFGISFIFFQSTLVSAAQEILPKMRGTAMSVASFNMFVGGAVGTSVNAKIISSYGIDKIYLIASVLMLIVGIATSFFLKRKPEKKVASL
- a CDS encoding DUF4153 domain-containing protein — its product is MNKVFRSVIQIFAGALKAFKRYPVSIGCAVAFSIVMMIRIQLDWQQQEPYNFLFNCLNWSFALGAVVSLAATVLAVSRFSDKKAFKLANFFGVLVTAVTFLLLYFFSKINTSNSYVVISNIAQIRIAVLIFIGLILFILFAGFREDRTAFDVSLFMAEKAFFISLIYGLVIFAGASGIAAAFEYLIYSDMSEKVYMYIATLSGLIGYTLFVGYFPDFTKGVADPKRDGAQRQPRFIEVLFSYIMIPIVLALTLVLLIWTGRTVLTGMQVEFVQLYSIAAAYTVGGLWLHAMTIRSESNLAKVYRIVYPIASFIILVFEAWAVIKQLISTGLKTTEYIFILLWVLAFIGSFLILTKKERAHAFVALTACALAIFSILPAVGYQDLPVTVQINRLEKLLVSQNMLTENTLTPAETEPEESVKIDVTDAVYYLIYQDEANLPSWLDTVAINERSFKEVFGFEQAWEETQDSETPGIPVQGIYLSLSSSAMPIHDYDWVVRFQKYGTESIQFTGNNGNYKVDWVMTSESKVPSISISLNNQVLVEQSLDDYFNGLIDQYGLNAKNAVDGTLDNMSIAFETDSFNALLVLNSAEYSLNRSTNEVYYWVEPGALYLSEK
- a CDS encoding ferredoxin family protein; translated protein: MAKTWYPVVDYVICQECGTCVKTCPHGVYDVKKAPSPVVTAPDECIDHCHGCGNRCPVGAITYVGEDTRWKPPYAKPENGCGCGGSCCRRDGDGCGC
- a CDS encoding thioredoxin family protein, producing the protein MALFGKKNKEEKASSCCCCGNCNAENMAAAEKAKTEGSGVKVLGSGCAKCNQLEAAVKEALAQLGMNDMIDHVTDFAQIAAYGVMSTPALVVDGKVVSYGKVLKPEEVVMILKKVRG
- a CDS encoding permease, which translates into the protein MSPFTYILYGLAGAGLAVSFFKDRKKTKAALIKAWKAFENILPQLLVILVIIGLAFSVLSPETITDLLGTDSGVLGVLGAALIGSITLIPGFVAFPLAAALLKNGAGYMQIAAFVSTLMMVGIVTLPLEIKTFGKKAAIIRNISAFVFSLIAAVVIGVVL
- a CDS encoding sialate O-acetylesterase; protein product: MKQNQTVDLVIFMGQSNMSGRGNAAESVVCKSGHGYEFRAISDPDWLHDIVEPFGLDERNPESGVDDHAMSGSMVSALCEAYFSLTNIPIVAVSCSMGGTNTDFWHPDKPPIQDAKARLKAADLFLARNGFIVRHRFMVWCQGEQDGGAGLPGEEYITRFNAILDRMKMAGIEKCFVIQIGHRSDADDFDEIIAAQEKLCRENPDAVLVSTKLAELRDWMKDRSHFTQQAYNIAGTDAGLNMARFVLTGQKPL
- a CDS encoding permease, with amino-acid sequence MKKLIKRYGIPLLLIAANVVIGLIVPDIGAKSLELTKQNIIEMISVIPPIFVLLGLLDVWVDRATMMKYTGKGSGIKGVLLAFFLGSAAAGPLYAAFPVAGVMLKKGSSLFNVFVFVGAWSTTKIPMLTFEAASMGPTFMLVRLGLSIIGILIIAAITEKSLDKEQRQEVYDRNQD